TATCTCAAGCTGGGCGGCAAGATCATCGGCTTCAACATGGACCCGGATTTCGGCAACTGCATGGACGGGCTCATTCTTGTGGACCTGCTCAAGTCCGATCAAAAGGTTTTGTCCCGGTTCATGGGCCGCGACGGCGTGAAACAGTTCCACGCCGCCAACCGTTCCCTGTGCGGCGACACGGTCAAGCCCATCCGAATCGGAAACGCGGCGGCCTGAGCGACGCCTCGGATAACGGAAAGCCAACGGCCCGGCCCCGCCGGGGTTGGCTTTCCGGCGTGAAGAGCATATGTTGCCCCATGCGCACAAAACCGATCCTCCATTTCCTGCTCCTCGTCTCCCTGGTCCTGTTCGCCGGTTGTCAACAGGACGGAGACGCTTCGTCCGAGAAGGACACTCCCGCAAACGCTCCTCAAGTCGCACAGCACGAAGAGGCTCCGGCTCCGGACAAGCCCCGTGTCCCCGACGGCTGCGCGCCCGAGTTTCGGGCCCTGTTCGACAACGCTGTGGTGGAGCTGCACGGCGAGGGCGACCTGGACGTGGTCATCGCCACCGACCCCCTGTGCTGGCATTGCCGCCTGGCCGACAAGCTCCTTCGGGAATACCCCAATCTGTACGGCCGGTTGCGCTTCTCCTTTTTCCCGCGTCACAGCTTCATCGGCTCGGACATGGCCGCCTGGGTCCTTGAGGACGCGGCGGGTACCGACGGTCTGAACGCGCTGGCCAAGTATGCGTACAACGACCTCAAGCAGCCCAAGACCGAAGACCTCATGGAAGCGCGCATGCTCGTCCTGGCCCAGTTTACCAAGGCCTTCCCCGAGATGCTCAAGGGCACGACTATGGAGGACCTTTACGTGCGCCTGCAAAAGGAACACGAGCCCCATGTGCTCGAGACCGCCATGCTCGCCAAGGCCGCCCACCTGCCGGGTACGCCCATCCTCGTGGCTGGGGACAAGGTCGTTCTGGGGTTTGGTCCCGACGTCTGGCTCAAGGTTCTGGACCAGGCCAAGATGTGCAAGTAGCCGGTTCCCGGCCCCATCCCCTGCCGTGACATGGCGTCACGCTTTTTCCCTGTTGCACTTGCTTGCAGGTTCCCCGTCATTCCCATAGAAGGAAAAACCGTCGGACCTCCCGGAGGAGCGAAGTGACGTCTTGGGGTGTCGGCAGCCTTCAACATCCCATAAGCGACTTCCTCAGTGCTTCCCCGCAGTGCACGACGTCATGGACTTCTATCGATCAAGACAAGGAGAGTGCCATATGGCCTTTTCACATACTCTGCATCCGACTCTGCATCGCCTGCGAGCGATTGCGGCAATGCTGTTCATCCTGGCGGGTCTGACCTTTTTCGCTCTGCCCGGTATGGCAGAGGCCGCGTCCGCCGAACCCTTTGATTATGCCGCGCTCAAGGGACAGGCCCGGGCCCTGGCTGGGCAGCCGTACGCCGACCACGAGGGCGAGATTCCCGAAGCGGTGGCGGACATGACCTGGGACCAGTACCAGGCCATCCATTTCAATAAGGACCACGCCTTGTGGCGCGGCACGGAATCGAAATTCCAGGCCACGCTGTTCCATCTGGGGCTGTACTTCAAGCGGCCCGTGGCCATCTATGAACTCAAGGACGGCAAGGCCGAGCGGATCGCTTACGACGCCGGGCTGTTCGACTACGGCAAGTCCGGGATCGATCCGGACAAGCTGCCCGAAGACATGGGGTTTGCGGGCTTTCGTCTGCAATTTTCGCCGGACTGGGTGCGCGATGTGGTCGCCTTCCTGGGAGCGAGCTATTTCCGCGCCGTGGGCAAGGAGATGCAGTACGGTCTGTCCGCGCGCGGCCTTGCCGTGGATACGGCCTTGAACCGCCCCGAGGAGTTTCCGGTCTTCACCGCCTTCTGGCTGGAGCGGCCCAAACCGGGCAGCGATACGGCCACGGTCTACGCCCTGCTCGATTCGCCCAGCGTGACCGGAGCGTACCGTTTCGACATCACGCCCGGCGATCAGCTCGCCATGCGTGTGGACGCGGCACTGTATCCGCGCAAACCCATCGAGCGGCTGGGTATCGCTCCGCTGACCAGCATGTTCATGGTCGGCGAGAACGACCGGCGCACCGGCTACGACTGGCGGCCCGAGATTCATGACTCGGATGGTCTGGCCCTGCACACCGGCGCGGGCGAGTGGCTCTGGCGGCCCCTGAACAATCCGCGCTCCCTGCGCTTCAACGCGTATATGGACGAGAACCCCAAGGGCTTCGGCCTGTTGCAGCGCGACCAGAAGTTCGACCACTATCAGGACGACGGCGTGTACTACGACAAGCGGCCCGGCCTGTGGGTGGTCCCACGCGGCAACTGGGGCAAGGGGTTTGTGGATCTGGTGGAGATTCCGGCCCTGGACGAGACTTTCGACAACATCGTGGCCTTCTGGAACCCCGCCGAACCCGTGGTTCCCGGCCAGGAACTGCTTTTCAGCTACGATCTGTTCTGGGGCACTGCCTCGCCCGGCCCCGTCAAGCTGGCCCGCGTGGTCGATACCTTCACCGGACTGGGCGGTGCAGTGGGGCAGCGTCGGACGCACTACAGCAAACGGTTCGTGGTCGATTTCTCGGGCGGCCAACTGGCCGGTCTGGGCAAGGATGCCCAGGTCAAGGCGTCCATCAGGACGTCGGCGGGCGAAGTCGAGCTGGCCTCGGTCCTGCCGCTTCATTCGATCAACGGCTACCGCGTCCGCTTCGATCTGGTCCCGCCCGACGAGACCGAGAACCCGATCAACCTGCGCATGACCCTGACCTCGGGCGGCAAGACCCTGACCGAGACCTGGACCTACCAATGGAGCCCGCCGCCCGCAAATGAGCGGGAATTGCACAACGCCGGACACCTGCAATAAGGTGCCAGCCACATGAATCAAAAAGGGCCTCGCTTAGCAAGGCGTTCAGCATAGGTGTGGACTTTTGGATTTAACCGTTCAGCATAATGTAAAAAAGAGTTTTGCCAACTCTTTTTACCGATTTGAAGGGTCCTTTAGCCCAACACCTTGTTATAATGAAACATCAAAAAAGCCCTCGTCGTTGGCGAGGGCTTTTTTGTTTGCCTTCATTGCTATTCTGTTGATGTTTTCCCATATGGTAGGCCGTACTTATTAGGGCCGGGGGTGCCACTTTTGAAGGCTAGAACACATAAGCAATAAATATTAAATATTGGAACAACGCTATAAACCAAGAAGCCAGGGGATTTTTCCATGTCTTGGCATCTTTTCTTGCCGACAGCGATGAACATCCATGTTGTCAACAACTGAAGGAAAAGCAATACCACCTTGCCAATGGGCGTTTCATGTATGGGAACTTCAGGCCTTGGAGCGTTAATCTTATACGTAATAACTGCAACAATAAACAAAATGAGTGGCAAGCAATATTTAAAACAATAATCCCTACGATTACAACGCCCTTCAAATCCGAACAGAATATGCCGCCAAGAGCTGTTATATGCTGGCAGTGCTTTCTCCATCCTTGCTCCTTTATACAGAGAAAAATCGTCTTTCAAATATACGCAAAGACGCTTTAATGCAAGCTACAGAATAGTTATGATTAGCTTTAATGTTCCATATTAAAGTATATAATTTCTCCACAGCCACACGTCCTCGGGCCAACCCTAAACGTTGAGCAGGCGTTTTACCGTCTGATCCCGTTGTGCAATAGTTATAATAAATCCGGAAGATATCCAGAACGACATTGATCATTTCAGGCTTGTAGAGACTATAGCCATGCCAAATACGACCTGCCCTACTGGCTGTACCGAATGGCCGCTCAAGATACATGACCTTTCTTCTTGCCTGCAGGTTCTGGAATACGCTGCCTCTGTGCTGGGCAAGATTTCTTGCTGGACATGAAAATCCCCCTAGCTGTTGGTACAGTAAGGGGATAATAGCTCACTGTGTGGAAAATCCACACCTTTGCTGAACGGCTCGCTCGCTTAGAGGCCTTTTTCGTTTCGATCCATAACAAGTCTTCCTCGACCATGCGGTTTACGGGTGCGGCCAGACAGGTGTCGTAGCCGTTCACGTTCATTAGGCTGCATGTTTCAGGTCGGGACTTCGAAGAATTTCTCCAACCTGCCCATTCCCCTGGGCCGTCCAGTGGCGGTTCTCATTGCTTCATGGCGTCGGCGTCGATCTCGTACGTCATCTCCCGATGGGGCGCTTGCGGGACATTCTTGCCGAATCCTTTCTCGATCATTCCGAGTTCCCGGATGATGTAGGACACGTTCTGCAGAATTTGCCGGATGTGGTCATTGGAAAGAGGCACGGTGATATCATCGACAGTGTCCCGTATGCGCTCGGCTTCATCGAGGAGCTTGTCAATGGCCCTTTCAAAGGCGTTCTGCGTGTTGAGCGTCTTGTTGACGAGGTCGTCTATGATCTGAATTGCCTGCGCGGCGCTTGGATTTTCCATGGTGCGCTATACCCTCCGATTCGGTCGTTTCCTGTTCTTCAAGCAAATTCCGCGCTTGCTCCCATATAGTTATATAAACGGAGGATATTGATTCATTTGTTTTGTCTGAAGTCGGAGGCAGGGGGCTTTACAAGGGGGAGCTGGTCGTCGGCGGGGCTATTGCGGGGGAGGCCCATGGGCCGAAAAAAAAGGCCCCGGTTAGAGGCCCTTTTTCATTTCAATCCATTTGTCCACCTGTGGCGGATCGTATTCGGCGAACATGTCGATCAGCTCGCCGGGGTCCGGGCTGGTCAGGACCATGCGCCGGTGTGCGGCCAGCAGAAAGCCTTCCTCGACCATGCGGTCCATGTGGTCGGCCAGACAGGTGTAGTAGCCATTTACGTCCAGCAGGCCGCAGGGCTTGGCGAGGTAGCCGATCTGATTCCACGTCAGGACCTCGAAGAACTCCTCGAGCGTGCCTATGCCGCCGGGCAGGGTGATGAACCCGTCCGAGAAATCGGCCATGAGCTGCTTGCGCTCGTGCATGGAGTTGACCACGTGGGACTCGGTCAGTCCCTGATGGGCGATCTCCTTTTCAACCAGCCGCTTGGGGATGACCCCTATGACCTCGCCGCCTCCGGCCAGACAGGCGTCGGCCAGCCTGCCCATGAGTCCGGTGGAGGACCCGCCGTAGACCAGGCCGATACCGCGCGAGGCCAGTTCGCGACCGACCGCTTCGGCCGCGGCCACGTACGCCGGGTTGTTCCCGGGGTTGGACCCCAGGTAAACGCAGATGCGTTTCAGCTCCCGGCTCATTTTGAGGCCTCGACAGCCTTGCGCAGGTCTTCCACGAACTCGTCGACCATCTCTTTGGTGGTGGCCCAGGAGGTCATCCAGCGCACGGTCTGGTCGTGTTCGTTCCAGACGTAGAAGTAGTATTTCTTGAGCAGGATTTCCGTTGCCTCGGTCGGGATATGCGCGAACAGGGAGTTGCAGTCCACGGTGCCCTTGATGGTCACGCCGTCGATGGCCCCGGCCTTTTCGGCCAGCCGTTTGGCCATGGCGTTGGCATTCTGCGCGTTCTTGAGCCACAGATCGTCCTTGAGGTAGGCCTCCAGCTGGGCCGAGACGAAGCGCATCTTGGAGACCAGTTGCATGGCCTGCTTGCGCAGGTAGGAGAAACCGTGACCGATGTCCGGGTTGAGGAAGATTACGGCCTCGCCCATGAGGCAGCCGTTCTTGGTCCCGCCGAACGAGATGAAGTCCACGTCGAGCGCGGTGGTCATGTCGAAAAAGGAGCAGTCCAGGGCCGCGCAGGCGTTGGCCAGGCGGGCGCCGTCCATGTGCACCAGCAGGTCGCGGTCGTGGGCGAACTCCACCAGGTCCTCGATCTCCTTGAGGGTGTAGAGCTTGCCGACCTCGGTGGGCTGGGTGATGGAGATGACCTTGGGCTGGGAGGCGTGCACGAAGCCGATGTGGCCGAGATACGGGGCGATCATGCCCGGGGTCAGCTTGCCGTCCGGGGACGGGATGGGCACCAGCTTGATGCCGCCGAAGGCCTCGGGTGCGCCGCACTCGTCGTTGTTGATGTGGGCCTGCTCGGCGCAGAGCACCGAGTTGTAGGTGTGGGTCACGGAGCGCAGACCCAGCACGTTGGCCGCCGTGCCGGTGGTCACGTAGTGGATGCGCGCCTGGGAGCCGAAGAACTCTTTGAACACCTCGTCGGTGTGGATGGACAGTTCGTCGTCGCCGTAGGACTTGAGGTGGCCGGTGTTGACCCGGACCACGGCTTCCATGATGGCCGGATGGGCTCCGGAGTTGTTATCGCTGGCAAAAGATTTCAAATCACTCATAGCTATCGCTCATTTCTTAATCCAGCCCGAGAAATTCCCGGACCGCGTGGGTTTGCATAAGATACTCGGCCAGGGTTGCGTATCCCTTGGCCTTGGGGTGGACATTGTCGTTGGCCGCAAGGGCCTTGGCGTAGGTGTCGGATTCGCGCAGGAAGCCGAGCACCGGTACGTGGGGCACGCCGAGCCGTTCGCAAACGGACTCGAACCCCAGGGAAAGTTGGACGATGTGTTCGTTCCTGTCCTGGTCAGCCACAGGCATGGGGCCGATGAACAGGGACGGACCCAGTTCCTTGGCCTCGGACAGGATGGCCTCGGCGTTTTCAAAGGAGCTTTTGGTCGGTACGTCGTTGGCGATGTCGGCCACGCCGAAGGAGAAGACCAGCCGGGTATTCTGTCCGGGCAGGAAGCGGCGAGTGACCTCTTCCTTCCAGCGGTCGCGGATCTTGGTCGTGGTGTTGGCGCGCACGCCGAGGTTGTACCAGGTCAGGTCCTGCCCGGCGTGCATCATGGCGGAAGCGAGTCGTCCCGGCCACCCCAGCCCGGCCTCGTCGCCGCAGCCAAGTGTCAGGGAATCGCCGATGAAAAAGGTGATCATGTGCCCTCCTAGTCCTTGATCCGCGCGGTGGCGGACGCGATGTCGATGGCGTAGGCGACGGTGACGGCCAGGGCCTTTTCATTGTAGGGCATGGCGCGGCCCGCGTACTTGACCGTAAGCAGGTCCAGGGCGCGCATCTTTTCCTCGCCGGTGAGACGGCGCGGAGTGCCGTTGCCCAGGACCGAACGGAAACGATACCCCAACTTGCAGGCGTTGTCGTCACTGGTCTTGAGGCTCATGTCCACGGCAACGGAAAAGGCCAGGGGGGCTCCCGAGTCGAGGCAGGCGGCTTTGCGGCCTTTCTCACCGGAGTGGATGTAGAGGGTGTCTCCCTGGACCGCGAAATTCACGGGTACGGAGTACGGGCCGTCGGCGTCCACCAAGGCGAGCCAAATGACTTCAGCCTGGTTCAGAATCTCGGCCACAACGGTTTTTTCTTCGGTAACGCTTTTGCGCATCGTCCCCTCCGGTCTTTATTAAAAACGGCAAACAGTCTAGTAATCCTCCATGGACCCGAAGGCAACCTCCGCACGTTCCATTTCCGTGATCATCCCGGTGTACGGGGAATCGGCGATCATCAACCGGACCGTTCGGCAGGTGCGTGAATCCGCTGTCGGACGTGAAACCGAGATCGTGGTGGCTGACGGCGGACCGGGCCACCGGACCCTGGCCGCGCTGAATGCCCCGGATGTGATCGGGGTGTGCTGCCCCCCTGGCCGGGGCGTGCAGATGAACGCGGGCGCGGCCGTAGCTACCGGCGATGTCTTGCTTTTTCTGCATGCGGACACCCTGTTGCCTGACAACTGGCCTGATGCCGTGGACCGTGCTTTCGACGTCGGGCGCGCTCGGGCCGGAGCCTTTTCCCTGGCCATCGATTCCCACCGTCTTTCCCTGGCTGTGGTCGCCAGGTTCGCGAATCTGCGTACGCGGCTTGAGCGTATTCCCTACGGCGATCAGGCACCGTTCATCCAAAGGGCGCTGTTCCGCGAATTGGGCGGATTCGAGCCCATCCCGATCATGGAGGATGTAGACCTGTTCCGGCGGCTCAAGCGTGGGGGGCAACCCATCGCCGTGCTGAAGGAGCGCGTCCTGACCTCCGCCAGACGGTGGGAGAAGGACGGCGTGGTCCGGCGGACACTGGGCAACTGGCGGCTGCGGCTGCGCTACGCGCTGGGCGCCGCACCTGACGAACTGGCCCGGTTCTACAAGCCCGACGGGGATGAGTGATGCGCGACTGTCTGTTGTTTTTTGTTCGCTATCCCGAGCCGGGAAACGTCAAGACCCGGCTGGTCGGCCCGGCCTCACCAGAGACGGTGGCCGAATTCTACAGGGCGCTTGTCGAGGATCTGCTTGATCGTTTCGGCCAGGAGCTTGGCGCGGATCTGATCCTCTGCTTTACCCCTGCGGAGCGGCAACGGGAGATGCTGGAGTGGCTTGGCCCAACTCGGCGGCTTCTGCCCCAGCGAGGGAAAGAGCTGGGCGAACGCATGACCAACGGTTTCGCGGACGCCTTCACCATGGGCTATGATCGGGCTGTCCTGATAGGGAGTGATATCCCGTGCCTGACGTCCGCTATCATTCGTCAGGGGCTCGACGCACTCAAGCCGGAACGGGTCTGCCTGGGACCTGCTGAAGACGGCGGCTATTACCTGGTCGGCTTTCACCGAGACGGGTTCCTCCCGGAGCTGTTCGACGAGCCCGAGTGGGGCGGTCGCGGGGTGTTTACTCGGGCTCTGGAACGGTTGGCCGAGGCTGGCACGAAGGTATCGGTACTTGAGCGGCTGACGGATTTGGATACCGTTGCGGATCTGGGCAATATGCTCGATTCGCCGGATTGTCCGCTGCAAGGGCGTGTTCTGGAGCTGGCCCGGCGGGTGGCCGGACGCTGACTAGGGCAACACACAATATTTGCAGAAGAAAAAGCGGGAGGGTTTGCCCTTGATGCGAATATCGGTATACTCGTCCCTGTAATTCCCAAAAGGAGCATCCCATGACCCGACCCGAGGACAGGCCGCTGCCCGTTCACTACGTACTCAGTTCCTTTGACAAGTTCTTCCGCATGGAGGCCGCCGGCGGCATCGCTCTCATGGCCTGCACCATCGTCGCTCTGGTATGGGCCAATTCGCCATGGGCCGCGTCCTACGACGGGCTGTGGCAGACACGATTGACCGTGGGCGTGGGCGGCTGGGTTTTGTCCAAGCCTGCGCTGCTGTGGATCAACGACGGGCTCATGGCCATCTTCTTCTTTCTGGTGGGGCTGGAGATCAAGCGCGAACTGTTGGTGGGCGGGTTGTCCACGCCGAGCCAGACCATCATGCCCGTAGCCGCTGCCGTGGGCGGCATGGTCGTGCCCGCGCTCATTTTCTTCGGTCTGAATGCTGGCCACGAGTCCATCTCCGGCTGGGGTATCCCCATGGCCACGGACATCGCGTTCGCACTGGGCATCATGTCCCTGTTGGGCAGCCGTGTTCCGGTTGGGCTCAAGATTTTCCTGACCGCCGTGGCCATTGTGGACGACATCGGAGCCATCCTGGTCATTGCCATTTTTTACACCGCCTCCCTGAATCTGACGGCCCTGTTCGTGGGGTTGGCCGGGCTGGCCTTCATGGCCGTGCTCAACCTGCGGTGGCGCATCCGCCACTCCATTCCGTACCTGGTTATCGGGGTGGTGGTCTGGTTCGCCTTCCTGCTGTCCGGTATCCACGCGACCATCGCGGGCGTGCTGGCGGCCATGACCATCCCTGCCGGGACGCGCATGAACTGCTCCACCTTTGTGGAGGAACTGCGCGAAGCGGCTGGTGTCTTCGAAATGGCCATGACCCCGGGCAAGAACGTGCTGACCAACAAGGAGCAGCAGATGGCCCTGCACTCCATGGAGCATGCCTACGAGGCGGCCACCACGCCGCTGCAGAACATCGAGCACGCCCTGCACCCGTGGGTATCGTTCTTCATCATGCCGATCTTCGCTTTGGCCAACGCGGGCGTATCCCTGGACGCGGAGGTCTTCCGCGAACTGCTCACCCCGGTCTCCCTCGGTGTGTTCCTGGGGCTGGTGGTCGGCAAGCAGATCGGCGTGACCGGGGCGTGCTGGCTGGTCAGCAAGCTCGGTCTGGCCGCTTTCCCGGACCGGACCACACTGATACATCTGTGGGGCGCGGCCTGTCTGGCGGGCGTCGGCTTTACCATGTCCATCTTCATCGGCAACCTCGCTTTTGACGAGGGCACCTCGCTGGTGGCCCTTGCCAAGATAGCCATCCTGTTTGCCTCATTGGTCTCCGGCGTGCTGGGCTATCTGGTGCTCCGGTATTTTGCCCCGGATGGTTCGGCGGATGGTCCGGACAACATTTCCCAGGCCTGATTCACTGCTGACAACGACAAAGCCCCCGCCGGTCCATGACCGGCGGGGGCTTTTGCTTGCGGCAGATTCCGCTAGAAGTCGATCAGGCCCAGCGGGTCCAGTTCGGAGACCTCCACGCGCACAAAGGTAACCACGTCGAAAAACAGGTCGGAGGTGATCTCTGTCAGCCGCCACCGGCTGCCCGTGCCGAACGAGTTCCACAGTTCGGTCTGGATACCCTGGCGAACCTTGAAGCAAACGGTGTCCACATCGGGGTCGGACCCTTCAAGGTGGGTCTGCATGAGCGGCACAAGGCCGCAGGTGACGTGTTGCACGTCGATCAGTTCGGGTTCCTTGGTCATGGCTATTTTCCTATGCAGAACGAGTCGAAGATGGAGTTGAGCACGTCGTTGGACGCGATTTCGCCGGTGATGCCGGAGAGAACGTCACAGGCGGTTTCCAGGCGTACGCTCAGAAGGTCGTAGGGGATGCCAGCGCCTGCGTCGGCGTTCAGACCGGCCAGTTCGCGGTCGGCTTCGGTCAGCACGGCAGCCTGTCGGGCATTGGGCGCAAGCTCGTCCGGGTCGGGTTGGCCCGCGCCCTTGAGGATGCGCTCCCGGATGCGGGAAGACAGAATATCCAGCCCCTTGCCGGTCTTGGCCGACACGGTCACGGTCTCGAAGCCCAGATCGGTCAGAGACGCGCTGTTGGTTTCGTCAAAGGTATCGAGGTCCGCCTTGTTCAGGACGGCCAGTCCCTTTTCCGGGCCAGTGCGTCGGGCCGCGTCCAAAATTTCGTCGTCCACGGGTGCGGAACCGTCCATGAGGATCAGAACAAGATCGGCACGGTCCATAAGTTCCCGGCCCATGGTCAGCCCGGCAGCCTCGACGAGGTCGTCCGTGGCCCGGATGCCCGCAGTGTCGGCCAGACGGATGGACAGCCCGTCGAGATTCAGGGTTTCCTCAAGGTAGTCGCGGGTGGTTCCGGGTTGGTCCGTGACGATGGCCCGGTTACGGCCGAGCAGGGCGTTCATCAGGCTGGATTTGCCCGCGTTGACCCGACCCGCCAGGACGGCCAGGGCGCCTTCGCGCCAGGCGCGGGTACGGTCCACGGCCTTGAGCAGTCCGGCAATCTCACCGCGCAAGGCCTCTACCGTGTCTATCAGCTCTTCCGGAGAGAGACATTCCAGCTCTTCATCCGGGAAATCCACGGCCACGGCCAACTGTGCACGCAGCTCTTCGAGCCGGGCCCGCAGTTCCGCGATCTTGTTTCCGAGCAGGCCGGACAGCTTGACCTGGGCCAGGTGCATGGCGGCCTTGGTCGGGGCGTGGATCATCTCGGCCACGGCCTCGGCCTGGGACAGGTCCATGCGCCCGTTCATGAAGGCGCGGTAGGTGAACTCGCCGCGTTCAGCCAGCCGGGCTCCATGGTTCAGGGCTTCCTGCAGCACCGCGCCAAGCACGGCTCTGCCGCCATGGCAGTTGATCTCGACGAGCGCCTCTCCGGTGTAGGACCGGGGACCGGGCATGAAGGCGCAGAGCACGTCGTCGAGGTCCGCGCCAGTTTCGTCGATTATGTGGCCGTAGTGCAGGCGGTAGGGCAGAAAATCGGTGAAGGCCGGGTTGACGGGCCGGAACAATTTGCGGGCGATTTCAAGGGCGCGTGCACCGCTGATGCGGATGATGCCCACGCCGCCGTCCCCGGGAGGGGTGGCGATGGCCGCGATGGTATCCTGTGAGAGCCTGGGATCGAGCATGAGGATTCCTTACAGGAGCTTTTCTGGAATGGCAAAGCCGTTT
The sequence above is a segment of the uncultured Pseudodesulfovibrio sp. genome. Coding sequences within it:
- a CDS encoding pyridoxamine 5'-phosphate oxidase family protein, whose amino-acid sequence is MRKSVTEEKTVVAEILNQAEVIWLALVDADGPYSVPVNFAVQGDTLYIHSGEKGRKAACLDSGAPLAFSVAVDMSLKTSDDNACKLGYRFRSVLGNGTPRRLTGEEKMRALDLLTVKYAGRAMPYNEKALAVTVAYAIDIASATARIKD
- a CDS encoding DUF805 domain-containing protein; the protein is MEKALPAYNSSWRHILFGFEGRCNRRDYCFKYCLPLILFIVAVITYKINAPRPEVPIHETPIGKVVLLFLQLLTTWMFIAVGKKRCQDMEKSPGFLVYSVVPIFNIYCLCVLAFKSGTPGPNKYGLPYGKTSTE
- a CDS encoding TIGR04282 family arsenosugar biosynthesis glycosyltransferase, yielding MRDCLLFFVRYPEPGNVKTRLVGPASPETVAEFYRALVEDLLDRFGQELGADLILCFTPAERQREMLEWLGPTRRLLPQRGKELGERMTNGFADAFTMGYDRAVLIGSDIPCLTSAIIRQGLDALKPERVCLGPAEDGGYYLVGFHRDGFLPELFDEPEWGGRGVFTRALERLAEAGTKVSVLERLTDLDTVADLGNMLDSPDCPLQGRVLELARRVAGR
- the mnmE gene encoding tRNA uridine-5-carboxymethylaminomethyl(34) synthesis GTPase MnmE; translation: MLDPRLSQDTIAAIATPPGDGGVGIIRISGARALEIARKLFRPVNPAFTDFLPYRLHYGHIIDETGADLDDVLCAFMPGPRSYTGEALVEINCHGGRAVLGAVLQEALNHGARLAERGEFTYRAFMNGRMDLSQAEAVAEMIHAPTKAAMHLAQVKLSGLLGNKIAELRARLEELRAQLAVAVDFPDEELECLSPEELIDTVEALRGEIAGLLKAVDRTRAWREGALAVLAGRVNAGKSSLMNALLGRNRAIVTDQPGTTRDYLEETLNLDGLSIRLADTAGIRATDDLVEAAGLTMGRELMDRADLVLILMDGSAPVDDEILDAARRTGPEKGLAVLNKADLDTFDETNSASLTDLGFETVTVSAKTGKGLDILSSRIRERILKGAGQPDPDELAPNARQAAVLTEADRELAGLNADAGAGIPYDLLSVRLETACDVLSGITGEIASNDVLNSIFDSFCIGK
- a CDS encoding GDSL-type esterase/lipase family protein — protein: MITFFIGDSLTLGCGDEAGLGWPGRLASAMMHAGQDLTWYNLGVRANTTTKIRDRWKEEVTRRFLPGQNTRLVFSFGVADIANDVPTKSSFENAEAILSEAKELGPSLFIGPMPVADQDRNEHIVQLSLGFESVCERLGVPHVPVLGFLRESDTYAKALAANDNVHPKAKGYATLAEYLMQTHAVREFLGLD
- a CDS encoding TIGR00730 family Rossman fold protein, with protein sequence MSRELKRICVYLGSNPGNNPAYVAAAEAVGRELASRGIGLVYGGSSTGLMGRLADACLAGGGEVIGVIPKRLVEKEIAHQGLTESHVVNSMHERKQLMADFSDGFITLPGGIGTLEEFFEVLTWNQIGYLAKPCGLLDVNGYYTCLADHMDRMVEEGFLLAAHRRMVLTSPDPGELIDMFAEYDPPQVDKWIEMKKGL
- a CDS encoding glucan biosynthesis protein D translates to MAFSHTLHPTLHRLRAIAAMLFILAGLTFFALPGMAEAASAEPFDYAALKGQARALAGQPYADHEGEIPEAVADMTWDQYQAIHFNKDHALWRGTESKFQATLFHLGLYFKRPVAIYELKDGKAERIAYDAGLFDYGKSGIDPDKLPEDMGFAGFRLQFSPDWVRDVVAFLGASYFRAVGKEMQYGLSARGLAVDTALNRPEEFPVFTAFWLERPKPGSDTATVYALLDSPSVTGAYRFDITPGDQLAMRVDAALYPRKPIERLGIAPLTSMFMVGENDRRTGYDWRPEIHDSDGLALHTGAGEWLWRPLNNPRSLRFNAYMDENPKGFGLLQRDQKFDHYQDDGVYYDKRPGLWVVPRGNWGKGFVDLVEIPALDETFDNIVAFWNPAEPVVPGQELLFSYDLFWGTASPGPVKLARVVDTFTGLGGAVGQRRTHYSKRFVVDFSGGQLAGLGKDAQVKASIRTSAGEVELASVLPLHSINGYRVRFDLVPPDETENPINLRMTLTSGGKTLTETWTYQWSPPPANERELHNAGHLQ
- a CDS encoding TIGR04283 family arsenosugar biosynthesis glycosyltransferase, giving the protein MDPKATSARSISVIIPVYGESAIINRTVRQVRESAVGRETEIVVADGGPGHRTLAALNAPDVIGVCCPPGRGVQMNAGAAVATGDVLLFLHADTLLPDNWPDAVDRAFDVGRARAGAFSLAIDSHRLSLAVVARFANLRTRLERIPYGDQAPFIQRALFRELGGFEPIPIMEDVDLFRRLKRGGQPIAVLKERVLTSARRWEKDGVVRRTLGNWRLRLRYALGAAPDELARFYKPDGDE
- a CDS encoding low specificity L-threonine aldolase — protein: MSDLKSFASDNNSGAHPAIMEAVVRVNTGHLKSYGDDELSIHTDEVFKEFFGSQARIHYVTTGTAANVLGLRSVTHTYNSVLCAEQAHINNDECGAPEAFGGIKLVPIPSPDGKLTPGMIAPYLGHIGFVHASQPKVISITQPTEVGKLYTLKEIEDLVEFAHDRDLLVHMDGARLANACAALDCSFFDMTTALDVDFISFGGTKNGCLMGEAVIFLNPDIGHGFSYLRKQAMQLVSKMRFVSAQLEAYLKDDLWLKNAQNANAMAKRLAEKAGAIDGVTIKGTVDCNSLFAHIPTEATEILLKKYYFYVWNEHDQTVRWMTSWATTKEMVDEFVEDLRKAVEASK
- the nhaA gene encoding Na+/H+ antiporter NhaA, whose product is MTRPEDRPLPVHYVLSSFDKFFRMEAAGGIALMACTIVALVWANSPWAASYDGLWQTRLTVGVGGWVLSKPALLWINDGLMAIFFFLVGLEIKRELLVGGLSTPSQTIMPVAAAVGGMVVPALIFFGLNAGHESISGWGIPMATDIAFALGIMSLLGSRVPVGLKIFLTAVAIVDDIGAILVIAIFYTASLNLTALFVGLAGLAFMAVLNLRWRIRHSIPYLVIGVVVWFAFLLSGIHATIAGVLAAMTIPAGTRMNCSTFVEELREAAGVFEMAMTPGKNVLTNKEQQMALHSMEHAYEAATTPLQNIEHALHPWVSFFIMPIFALANAGVSLDAEVFRELLTPVSLGVFLGLVVGKQIGVTGACWLVSKLGLAAFPDRTTLIHLWGAACLAGVGFTMSIFIGNLAFDEGTSLVALAKIAILFASLVSGVLGYLVLRYFAPDGSADGPDNISQA